The DNA window AGATCGTGGCGGCGCTGACCGGGCTGGTCGCGTTCTGGGCGGTGGGACCGGCGCTTCTTGGGCTTTACGATGCCGATTTCGCGCGGGCGTGGTGGCTGCTGCCGGTGCTGATGGCCGATCCGGTCTGTCTTGCGATCTTCGGCCCCTCGTCGAACGTGCTGTCGCTGAGCGGGCATCAGCGGGTGCTGATGACCGTGTCGCTGGTCATGGTGCCGGTCCTGATGGCGCTTGTGGCGTCGGGCGGGTATCTGTTCGGCCTTGGCGGCGCGGCCGTCGGGGCGACGCTGGCCTGGGCCGTCTTCTACGGGGTTCTGTCGCTGCTGGTCTGGCGCGCGCGCGGCGTCAATCTAACGCTTTTCGGCACCCTAACCCGGTGGCAGGCGGGTCGCGCAGGCTGACCGATTCGGTCCCGTCGTCAGGGCGCGGCGCGGCAGCGGCGGGAACATGCGCAAACATGCGCATCCCGCAAAACCATGACGGGCAAAAACCTGCCATTAAAGACAGTTTTCACAATCATTTAGGACGAATTACGGACGATTTTCCGGTGCCGCGACCTGAAACATCTACCGCAGGGTGAATCGGACGCGGCAGAGAACCGAAGAAGTTCATGTGCCGGGCAGGGTTGGGAGTTTCGGACGATCTATTCAATCAGGGGAAGATCGCCCCAGAGTTGCAAACCGGCAGAGGTTCGCCTGCGACAAGATGCATTGTATAGACACTGATCTGAAGCATTGCGATCATTTCCGCAGTCGCTGCACGTTAGGGCTGACAACAGAATTTCCGAAGTGAGTGGTACGATTGAATGACATCCAAAAGCAACGAATTGCCGGCAGGGGGAGGGGACGCGCGCGAGTGGGAACTGGCGGTGTCGCGTTCCGCTTTGCGCGCGGCGTCGGGACAGCCGGATGACTGGTACAGCCGCGGGGGTAAGCGGGTTCTGGACATCGTCGGCACGCTGATCATCTTCGCGACATTCCTGCCCATCATCGTCGTCGTCGCCTGCCTGATGGGCCTGCAAGGCGGCAATGTCATGTTCTGGCATGAACGGGTCGGCCGGAAGGGGCGTTTCTTTCGCTGCTACAAGTTCCGCTCGATGGTGCCCGACGCGGAACGGCGGCTGGAACAGCTGCTGGCCTCGGACCCGCAGGCGCGGGCCGAATGGGACGCCACCCGCAAGCTGGAAGACGATCCCCGCATCACCTTTCTGGGCCGCTTCCTGCGGCGCACCAGCCTGGACGAGTTGCCGCAGCTGTGGAACGTCCTGCGCGGCGACATGAGCCTGGTCGGCCCGCGCCCGGTCACGCAAGAGGAACTGGCCCGCTATGGCGCCTCGGTCGCGGCCTATCTGTCGATCCGCCCCGGCCTGACCGGGCCCTGGCAGGTGAGCGGTCGCAACGACATCTCGTATGACGAACGCGTCAGGATGGATTGCGACTATGCGGCGAATTATTCGCTTTCACGGGATCTGCAGGTGCTGTGGCGGACGGTGTGGGTCGTGGCCGTGCCGAACGGCAAGTGAAGGACGACCGTTCGCCCGCGCAACCGCGAAACAGGAACAGCGCCGCGGCGACAAGATTGGCGACCAGAACGCCCAGCACGACGCCCCAGCCCGCGCCGGCAAAGCCGCCAAGGACAAGCAGAAGGGCAAACACCGCCCCGATGATGAACGCCAGCAGAAATGTTCCGATCATGGGAACGCATTTTACATGAAGCCCTTAGCCAAGCGAACGCTCTTTTCCGCTAAAATGCGTCCCGCCGGCCCCGCGCGTCCGTCCGTCGCCAAGGACACGCTGAAACGATGCTAGACCGCGTCTCGCCCGCAACCCTTTCCGCCAACCGCCTTGGCGGCGCCGAGGTGCTGATCGTCGTGCCGGCGCTGAACGAGGCCGCGACTATCGAGCCCTGCCTGCGCTCGCTGCTGACCGGCGACGCGCGTCTGGCCGAGGTCGATCTGATCGTCGCCGATGGCGGCAGCCGCGACGGAACCGCCGGGATCGTGCGCGGGCTGATGGCCGACTTTCCACGGCTTCGCCTGATCCCGAACTCGGATCGCCTGCAATCGGCGGGCATCAACCACGCCGTCGCCACCTGCGCCGAACCGCGCCACCGCGTACTGGTCCGCGCCGATGCCCATGCGCTGTATCCGCCGGGCTATGCCATGCGCGCCGCCGATCTGCTGGTGCGCCGGGGCGCAGCCTCGGTCGTCGTGCCGATGGATTCGCGCGGGCATGGCTGCTTTCAGAAGGCGGCGGCGTGGATCGTGGACACGCCACTGGGTTCGGGCGGCGCCGCCCATCGCGGCGGCCGGAAATCGCGCGAGGTCGATCACGGCCATCATGCGGCGATGGACCTGGGCTGGTTCCGCAAGCTGGGCGGCTATGACGCAGCCTTCAGCCATAACGAGGACGCGGAGCTGGATCACCGCATCACACAGGCCGGCGGCAGGATCTGGCTGGCCGCCGATCTGCGGCTGGATTACTGGATGCGGCCGACGCTGCGGGCGCTGGCGCGGCAATACTGGAACTATGGCCGGGGTCGCGCCCGGACGGTCCGCAAGCACGGGCTGCGGCCCCGGCTGCGCCAGATCGCCCCGGTTCTGAACCTGATCCTGCTGGGCGCAAGCCTTGTCGCGGCGGCGATGGGCGCGCTTGCCGACTGGCCGGTTCTGGCGGCGCTTGGCCTGCTGTGGCCGCTGCTCTACCTGACCCTGCTTCTCGCGGCCTCGGCCGGCATGGCGATGCGCCATCGCAGCCTGTGCGGGCTGCTTGCGGGTCCGGCGCTGGCGGCGATGCATCTGTCCTGGGGCGCGGGCTTTCTGGCCGGAACGCTGCGGGGAAAGCGATGATGCCCACCCGCGTCGATATCCTGATGTGCACCTTCCGCCGCCCGATGGTGGCAGACGCCATCGCCGCGCTGGCGCGGCTGCGGGACGTGGACGATCTGGCCCTGCGCCTTGTCGTCGCCGACAACGACGACACCGACAGCGCGCGCCGCATCGTCGAACAGGCGGCGGGCGCGCTGCCGTTCGACTGGCTTTATCTGCACGCCCCGGCGCGCAACATCTCGATCGCCCGAAACGCCTGTCTCGACGCCGCCACGGCGGGCGGCGCGCACTGGATCGCCAGCATCGACGACGACGAGATCGCGGACCCGGACTGGCTGGCCGAACTGCTTGCCGCCGTGCGGACGGGCGATGCCGATTGCGCCATCGGCAAGGTCGTGGCCGATTATCCCGACGGAACCCCCGGATGGGTCCGGCAGCTGGATCACCATTCCAGCTTTCCCGAACGCGAAAAGATCCCGACCGCCGACAGCGGCAATGCGATCCTGCGCTGGAAAGACACGCCGTGGCAGGCGCAGCGTTACGATCCGGCCCGGGGCACGGTCGGCGGCGAGGATACCGAGTTCTTCCTGCGTCTGGGCCGCATGGGGATGCGCCGTATCGCCGCCCCCCGTGCCCGTGTGTCCGAGGCCGTGCCGCCCGCGCGCCAGACGCTGGACTGGCTGGCCAGCCGCCGGTTCCGCATGGGCCGCACCCACGCGATCACGGCCGCGACGGCGACGCAAAGGATGCGCCTGCTGTGCACCGCATCCGCCAAGGCAGCCTATTGCCGGATGCAGGAACGCCGGCACGCGGGCGATGAGGCACGGCGCAATTTCTGGTTCCTGCGCGGTCAGCTGCATCGCGGCGTGGTCGCGGAACTGACCACACGCCGCCCGCAGCCCCGCCTGTATGGCGACGATCCGGTATGATGTCGCCGCCGGACGGGACTAGGCTGCGCGTGGCGGTATTCGGCTTCGACGTGGCCGAGGCGTCGCAAATCCGCAGGATCCGCGCCCTGCGCGCGCTTGGCTGCGATGTGACATCGTTCTGCCAGCGCCGCGAAGGCAGCCCCGATTTCACGCCCGACTGGAAGAACGTGGAACTGGGCACCGTCCGGCACCGCGATATTCGCGGGCGCGCCCTGGGGCTTGGCGTGGCGGTGCGGCGCGCGCTGGCGCATTGGCGGGATCTGGTGTCGGCGGATCTGATCGTCGCGCGCAACCTGGATCTGGCGCTGATCGCCCTGACCGCGCGGCGGCTGGCGGCGATGCGGGCGCGGCGGCGTCCGGCGCCGCTGGTCTATGAATGTCTCGATATCCACGATCTGATGACGGATGCGGGCCGCAAGGGAAGGATCATGCGCGCGGTCGAGCGTCGCGTGCTGCAACGTTGTGCCCTTCTGGTCGTGTCCTCGCCGGGCTTCGTCAGCAACTATTTCCGGCCCGTTCAGGGCTATGACGGGCCGCTGGCGGTGGTCGAGAACAAGCTGTGGCTTGGGTCCGACCCCGCAAAGCGGCCCGCGCGCCCCGCCGTGCCGAGGCTGCGCAACGGCCCGCTGGTGCTGGGGCTGGTCGGCTCGATCCGCTGTCAGGCGTCGGTCGATCTGCTGATGGCGACCGCCGACCGGATGGGCGACCGCCTGCGCGTCCGGTTTTCCGGTGCCGTGCATGACCACGCGCTGCGCGATTTCCGCCAACAGGTGGACAGCCGCCCGAACGTCACCTGGACCGGCGGCTATGCCTATCCCGACGGGTTGCCGCAGGCCTATGCGGGCTGCGATCTGGTCTGGGCGCAGGACATGTGGCAGCGCGGGCACAATTCCGACTGGCTGCTGCCCAATCGCATCTACGAGGCCAGCTGGTGCGGCTGCCCCTCGGTCGGGTTGGCCGACACGCAGACCGGGCGCCGCATCCGTCAGGACGGGCTTGGCTGGGTGATCCCGACCCCGACGCCCGAGGCGCTGGCCGGGCTGTTGTCCGGCCTGACGCAGGACGATCTGCACGACCGCGCCAGCGCGCTGCTGGACCGGCCGGAACATGACTTCGTGCAATCCCCGCACGACCTGGAACCGATGCTGGGGCCGGCCCGCGCGGGCTGACGCCGCCCCCGCCTGTCAGGTCACCTTATCGCCCGCCGCCACGCGTTCGCCGTCCACCCGGATCCGCAGCTCGTCTTGGTCCGCCGCGCGGTCGACCTCGATCCGGCGGGTTTTGCCGTCCAGTCGCAGTGTCGCGGCAAAGCCCGGCCAGCTGTCGGGAATGTTGGGGTCGATGGTGAAGCCGCCCTGTCTGCGGGTGATGCCCAGAAGACCCTCGACCGCGGCGCGATACATCCAGCCGGCGGACCCGGTATACCAGGTCCAGCCGCCCCGCCCCAGCTTGTCGCGCGCGCCATAGATGTCGGCGGCGATGACATAGGGTTCGACACGATAGGTTTCGGCCGCGCCCGGATCGTGCGAGTGGCTGATCGGGTTCAGCGCATCGAACAGCATATGGGCGCGGTTGCCGTCGCCCGACCGCGCCAGCGCATGGATCATCCACGCGGCGGCATGGGTGTATTGCCCGCCATTCTCGCGCACGCCGGGCGGATAGGACTTGATGTAGCCCGGTTCCTGCACGGTGTCGCGGAAGGCGGGGGTGAACAGCCGCATGATCCGCGCCTCGCGGTCGAACAGATGCGACAGCGCCTGATTGACGCCCTGCTGCGCCCGGTCGGGGCGGCCCGCCTCCGACATCAGCGCCCAGCTTTGCGCGATGCTGTCGATGCGGCATTCGTCGCTGTCGGCCGACCCCAGGGGCGTGCCGTCGTCGAAAAAGCCGCGCCGATACCAGGCGCCGTCCCAGCCCGGCCCGTCCAGCGCCGCCGCCACCGATTTGCGGTGCGCCCGCCAGGCGGTGGCGCGGTCGGTGTCGCCGCGTTCATCGGCGACGGGCGCGAAGGCGTCGATGGTCGCGCACAGGAACCAGCCCAGCCAGACGCTTTCGCCCTTGCCGGCCTCTCCGACCCGGTTCATGCCGTCGTTCCAGTCACCGCCAAGGATCAGCGGAAGACCGTTGCGGCCGGTGCGCGACACCGCCAGATCCAGCGCATTCGCGCAGTGGTCGTAAAGCGACGCCTCGGCCCCCGAGGGTTCGGGCTGGAAGAACCGGTCATGCTGGCCCGGTTCCAGCGCCGGGCCGGCCAGATAGGGGACGGTCTCGTCCAGAATGGCGCGGTCGCCGGTCGCGGCCAGATAGATCGCGGTGACATGGCCCAGCCAGACGACGTCGTCGGCGATCATGGTGCGGACGCCGGCGCCGGTGCCGGGCAGCCACCAGTGCTGCACGTCGCCTTCGGCGAACTGCCGCCCCGCCGCGTTCAGGATCTGCCTGCGGCACAGCGACGGGTCCTGCAGGATCAGCGCGCTGGTATCCTGCAACTGGTCGCGGAACCCGAACGCGCCCGACGCCTGATAAAAGGCGGTGCGCGCCCGGATCCGGCACGCCAGCGCCTGATAGGGCAGCCACGCGTTCACCAGCAGGTCCAGCTTGCTGTCGGGCGTCTCGACCTGCAGCGTTCCCAGAACGCCGTCCCAATCGTCCCGCGCGGCGGAAATGGCATCGTCGAACGCGCCCGGACGGCGCGCGGTCTCGATCACCTGCGGCAGCGATGCAGCGTCGCTGTTGGCAAGGATCAGCGTCGTCTCGGCCGTCTCGCCGGGGGCAATGGACAGCGGCCAGCGGATCGCGGCGCAGGGATCGCCCTCGGCCTCGATGCCGTCGCCATGGGCCGCACCATCGGGCCGCGGCCACGATGTCACCGCCGCCGGGCACGAGATCGCGCCCTCGCGGCCCAGAAACGCCGTGCGAGAGCCGCAATGCGCGTCGATCCGGCGGTCGCAGGTCAGCGCGGTGACGCGGTCGGCATACTGCATCGAAAAGGGGTTGCGCGCGGTCACCGCCGCCACTTCGGAATCAAAGCCGGTCTGGACCATCGGCGCGGTCAGCGTGCCGTCCGTGCCCAGCACAAGCTGGGCATAGGCGATGCCTTGCAGATGCAGGTGCCGGTCCGTCCGGTTGGTGACGCGCAGCCGGGTCAGACGGGCCGGAACGTCGCGGGCCAGCGTCATCACCGCCTCGATCGCGACCCATCCGTGATCGGCGGTAAAGCGCGAATATCCCAGCCCGTGCGCGACCTCGAACACCGCGTCGCCCGGATCGGACGTGGCAAGGAAGGGCGTGGCGACGCTGCCGGTGGCGGGGTCGTGGACAAGGATCGTCTCGGCCGGCGTGTTGGTGACCGGGTCGTTCGACCACGGCGTGATGCGATAGTCGCGCGAGTTCACCGCCCAGCTATAGGGCGCGCCCTCGGCCGAGACGTGAAAGCCGAAATCCTCGCGCGCGATCACGTTGATCCACGGATGCGGCGTCTGCCGGTCATGGGTAAGACGCAGCACGT is part of the Paracoccus stylophorae genome and encodes:
- a CDS encoding glycosyltransferase family 2 protein, producing the protein MMPTRVDILMCTFRRPMVADAIAALARLRDVDDLALRLVVADNDDTDSARRIVEQAAGALPFDWLYLHAPARNISIARNACLDAATAGGAHWIASIDDDEIADPDWLAELLAAVRTGDADCAIGKVVADYPDGTPGWVRQLDHHSSFPEREKIPTADSGNAILRWKDTPWQAQRYDPARGTVGGEDTEFFLRLGRMGMRRIAAPRARVSEAVPPARQTLDWLASRRFRMGRTHAITAATATQRMRLLCTASAKAAYCRMQERRHAGDEARRNFWFLRGQLHRGVVAELTTRRPQPRLYGDDPV
- a CDS encoding glycosyltransferase, coding for MMSPPDGTRLRVAVFGFDVAEASQIRRIRALRALGCDVTSFCQRREGSPDFTPDWKNVELGTVRHRDIRGRALGLGVAVRRALAHWRDLVSADLIVARNLDLALIALTARRLAAMRARRRPAPLVYECLDIHDLMTDAGRKGRIMRAVERRVLQRCALLVVSSPGFVSNYFRPVQGYDGPLAVVENKLWLGSDPAKRPARPAVPRLRNGPLVLGLVGSIRCQASVDLLMATADRMGDRLRVRFSGAVHDHALRDFRQQVDSRPNVTWTGGYAYPDGLPQAYAGCDLVWAQDMWQRGHNSDWLLPNRIYEASWCGCPSVGLADTQTGRRIRQDGLGWVIPTPTPEALAGLLSGLTQDDLHDRASALLDRPEHDFVQSPHDLEPMLGPARAG
- a CDS encoding glycosyltransferase family 2 protein, with the translated sequence MLDRVSPATLSANRLGGAEVLIVVPALNEAATIEPCLRSLLTGDARLAEVDLIVADGGSRDGTAGIVRGLMADFPRLRLIPNSDRLQSAGINHAVATCAEPRHRVLVRADAHALYPPGYAMRAADLLVRRGAASVVVPMDSRGHGCFQKAAAWIVDTPLGSGGAAHRGGRKSREVDHGHHAAMDLGWFRKLGGYDAAFSHNEDAELDHRITQAGGRIWLAADLRLDYWMRPTLRALARQYWNYGRGRARTVRKHGLRPRLRQIAPVLNLILLGASLVAAAMGALADWPVLAALGLLWPLLYLTLLLAASAGMAMRHRSLCGLLAGPALAAMHLSWGAGFLAGTLRGKR
- a CDS encoding sugar transferase, which encodes MTSKSNELPAGGGDAREWELAVSRSALRAASGQPDDWYSRGGKRVLDIVGTLIIFATFLPIIVVVACLMGLQGGNVMFWHERVGRKGRFFRCYKFRSMVPDAERRLEQLLASDPQARAEWDATRKLEDDPRITFLGRFLRRTSLDELPQLWNVLRGDMSLVGPRPVTQEELARYGASVAAYLSIRPGLTGPWQVSGRNDISYDERVRMDCDYAANYSLSRDLQVLWRTVWVVAVPNGK